One Mangifera indica cultivar Alphonso chromosome 4, CATAS_Mindica_2.1, whole genome shotgun sequence genomic region harbors:
- the LOC123213698 gene encoding uncharacterized protein LOC123213698, translating into MAVLETKVGNDSLSRVNGNIWKEWEYANNNDSHPNGRIWVGWNKDIIRLNVIEKNPQFIHGEAWLVKESSLIALTIVYGYNQPLERRRLWKEINRLSVWMGNKPWLIMGDFNAIKGPNEKIGGVSWGDTYCDDLNKCCGEANLDDLRYMGNQLTWSNCSEGHRRIACKLDRALVNENWKDAFEESLAIFLNPSISDHSPCIVTCGGGEKRRKVPFKFYNIKLKRLKGVLRRLNKEGFWRISEKVEEAKDRLEDVQNRLQSSPLNEDLAKEEKVWLENYKSLSEAEESLARQKAKVH; encoded by the exons ATGGCTGTGTTGGAAACTAAAGTGGGGAATGATAGCTTAAGTAgagtgaatggtaatatttggaaGGAGTGGGAGTATGCAAATAACAATGATAGTCaccctaatgggagaatttgggtaggatggaataaggataTTATCAGATTGAATGTTATTGAGAAAAATCCGCAATTCATTCATGGGGAGGCTTGGTTAGTAAAGGAGAGTTCTCTTATAGCCTTAACTATAGTCTATGGGTATAATCAACCTTTGGAAAGAAGAAGACTATGGAAGGAAATTAATAGGCTATCCGTTTGGATGGGGAACAAACCATGGCTAATAATGGGTGACTTTAATGCAATTAAGGGTCCAAATGAGAAAATTGGAGGAGTgtcatggggagatacttattgtgatgactTAAACAAGTGTTGTGGGGAAGCAAACCTAGATGATCTTCGGTATATGGGAAACCaactcacttggagtaattgtagtgaaggacataggaggatagcatgcaagTTGGATAGAGCACTAGTAAATGAAAATTGGAAAGATGCTTTTGAGGAATCCCTAGCCATTTTTCTCAACCCTTCCATCTCTGACCATTCCCCATGTATTGTGACTTGTGGAGGTGGTGAAAAGAGGAGGAAGGTCCCTTTCAagttctacaacat caagcttaagagattaaaaggtgTTTTAAGGAGGCTAAATAAGGAGGGGTTTTGGAGAATATCAGAAaaggtggaagaagcaaaagatagGTTGGAGGATGTTCAAAATAGACTACAAAGCAGCCCTCTAAATGAAGATTTAGCTAAAGAAGAAAAGGTTTGGTTGGAGAACTACAAAAGTCTaagtgaagctgaagaatctttAGCTCGCCAAAAAGCTAAAGTTCATTga